DNA from Ruficoccus amylovorans:
ACACGGTATCCGCCGCCAGCGTGACGGGCACATTGATCCGGTGCGCGCCCTCCACAACCCGAAGCTCACCACCACGTTCCCCGCCGATGCTCAGTGCCCCAGCGCCCTCAATGACATAGGCGTGGGGATTCCTAAAGTTAATCCCGCCCACCGCGAACAGCGTATCCATTTTAACACTACACTGTTCGCCGCTGGCACTTCCCAGCCAGACGGTCTCCTCCAGGGTGTCGGGGCGCCCCCAGTAAAACCAGTTGTCCAGCTCGGCCCAATCCCCTGAGCCCGCTCGCGTCCACGCTCGCTGGCCGGGCTCGGGTGGTTCAACCTCCAATGGCCCTGTCCCGAGCTTGACCGGGGCGCTGTCCACGACTGCCAAAAAGTTCCCCATTCGGTCAAAACGCAGCGTGCGCCCGCCGTCCTCGCACAGATAAACCGAGCCGTCATCCGCCGCGCCCATCGCGACGACCTTCCCCAACGGCTCTTCCGCAAAATCCTCCCCGAGCGCATAAGCGCCTAAAGGGGCGTCCATGTATTGCGTCTTTTCGTAGCGGTTGACGCGCCCGGTCGCCGGGTCGAGCACAAGCACGAACTCCGGTTTGAGTTGGCGAAAATTCGCGATCCGGTGAAAGGTCATCAGGTTGCTGTCGTGCCCGCGCGGGGGCTTGCGTTCGCCGTCGCCGACATCGAAAGCCGTGCGCGAGGCCACCACCATGTCGTCGCCGTCGAAATCGAAGTTGAAATACTGGAAGCCCTCGCCGAACTCGGCGCTGTCGATATTGGGCGTGTAGAGAAACAGCTTTTCCACGTCCCAGTGAATGAGATCGTGCGAGCTGACCACCGCGGCCCCCGTACGGGTCAGGGCGGCAGTCGTCACCCCTTCATGAATTTTCAATACAGGGTTGGTCAGCGCGTAGAACTTGTCTGAAACTTCATCGTAGCCGACTCCGAATTTCTTGTCCGCACCCGGCAGCGACGGGAAGGCATCGGGGGCCGACGCGTCAAAGTCCACCCGCTTCGGATTTTGAGCGCGGATCAACGCCGTGTTCTGAAGGTTGCGGATCATGGGCAGGACATACACCTGCGTTCGCGGCGCGGCCACCACTTGTCCTTCGCCCCATTTGTTGAGCCAGCGATCGCCGAAAGGCTGGCCCTTGTTGCCATCAGCCATGTTGCTGCCCGTCCACGAGTCGGCGCGCATGAGGTCGGCATCGACCGGGGCCGAAATAAACCCGCGCCCCGCTCCGATCCAGATTCTCCCGCCGTGGACTACCGGCGTGCCGGGCGTCCCCACCCGCCCCAACCCGAGTTTGCCCGTGAACTCATCAATAGGCTCGGTCCAGGTTTCGCCATTGTCGGTGGATTTGCGGATGTTGGCAGCTTTGCCCTCGGCCTCAGGCCCAAGCAGATAGAGATCGCCGTCATGTACAAACAGGCTGGCCCGCAAAATCCCCTCCAACCGGGTCAGCAGCGTCCAGGTCTCCCCCTTGTCGGACGAGCGGTAAACCCAGGTCGTACCACTCGTTTTGGCCGACGAGCCCCAGTCGAAACAGGCGTGCGTGGCCACGTAGTCGCCGTTGGGCAGCACCACAATGCACGGGTCACACACATAGACCGGGAACATCGGTTCGTTAAACACCCGGCGTGGAGCCTCAATATAGCCAATCACCGTCCCCGGCACCCGCTCGAAATCCTGCCCGCACAGAGCTACCGGCAATCCAGCCCCTGCGAGCCCAACCGCCAATACCAACAGACGTGTATTCAAAATCCACGACAGGGAAAAAGTCGGCAACAGTCGCCGGGTAAAACGGCAAACATCACGCCAAAGCGGAAAGGGGGTAACCATGCGCTCCATACCGATGGAGCATGCCAGCCGCACCCCACACAGCAAGCCCGGAGTCCTCCGCCCCACCGGTCGACATGCAAGATCCGTTTCGGCAAAATAAGGAGCGTTAGAAAATTTGAGGACACGAGCTAATCTCGATAAGCGGACGCTAAAGCGCGTCATCGCTGCGGACGCGGGCATTGGCCCAGTGACGGAAGGCTTCCAGTTCGGCAGGGAGCGTGCCCGAAACCATCACCCAGGAAAACGTCCGCCGCACGCGCAGTCCCGGTTTTTCCAGCACGGCCAGACGGCCCAGCGCCAACTCCTGCCCGATGGTGCGCCGGGGCAGGAAGGCGACCCCCAGTCCGGCCAGCGCCGCACCGCGCAGGGCCAGCGTCCCCCCGAGCACGAAGTCGGTCCTCAGTTCCGAAACCGGAACGCCCCGGCGACGGAAAGCGTCCTCGACGACCCGGCGCGTCCCCGACCCAGGCTCACGCCATAGAAGGGGGAGACCCGCCAGGTCGCGGACACGGGTCACTTTTTGCAGCTTTTTCTGAAGGTCGCGCGGCAACCGGTCCGGGGAGTACACCGGGATAATCTCGTCGTTAGCAAAGGGCTCCAGGTGAAGGCCCGCCGCCCGCCTCAGCCCCTCGACCGCGCCCAGCGCAACGCGTCCGCTGCGCACGGCCCCAAGGACTTCGTCGGTGTTGCCGACGCGCAACTCCAGCCCCGGCACGCCCCGCGTGCGGGCATACTCGGCCAGAAGTTGCGGCAACACGAAATCCGCCAGCGTCGTGCTGGCCGATAGCCGCAGAGGCCCGGCCAGGCGCATCCCCGCCGCCGGATCGACCGCCTCGACCGCTTCACGCAGGACCTTGGGCAACTTTCGCGCCACCGGCAGCAGACGCCGCCCCGCCTCGGTCAATGTCATCCCCTGCGCCGAGCGGTCAAACAGCGCCTGCCCGACGGCATCCTCCAACCGCCGCAGCCGGGCCGAGAGCGCAGGCTGGGAAACGTGCATGGCACGTGAAGCGGCCAGCACACCACCACACTCGGCGATGGTCAGGAATGTGACCAGCCACTCCGGATCGACCTTGGGGAGGGAATTTACCATGATTATAAATGATTCAAATAGCTTATCGAAATTTACGATTACCACCTCCGGCTGGCAAGCGGATATACTCCCGCTCATGCCAGAAGACACAGACGCACCGGGACACATGCCCCGCACAGCTTGGTTGCTGCCCGTCGGGACATTGGCCTGCGCCGGGTTCGGCGCTCCGGCGGCGCTCGCTCTGGCGCTCGGGATCGGGGCGGCCTTCGCGGGGGCCAACACCGCCCCGGAGCGCTGGCATCACCGCGCCCACTGGCTGCTTCAGCTCTCGGTCATCGCACTGGGAGCCGGAATCGAACTGCCAGCGGTGGCACGAGCCGGGCTGGACGGGCTGGGCGTCACCCTGGTCAGCATCAGCGCCATCCTCGTGATCGGGAACCTGGTCGGGCGAGCGTTGGGCGTCCCCCGTCACACCCGGCTATTAATCAGCGCCGGGACGGCCATCTGCGGCGGGAGCGCCATCGCCGCTGTCGCCGGCGTGCTCAAGCCCCGCCAGCACGAGACAGCCGCCGCGCTGGGGATTGTGTTTATCCTGAACGCCGTGGCGCTGGTACTTTTTCCCTTTATCGGGCGCCTCCTGCACATGAGCGAACCGGCCTTTGGCTGGTGGGCGGCACTGGCCATTCACGACACCAGCTCGGTCGTCGGGGCGGGCTTGGCCTACGGCCCGCAGGCGCTGACCCTGGCGACAACGATCAAACTCGCCCGCGCCCTGTGGATCGTCCCGGTGGCGTTTTTCATCGCGCACCTGGAAAACCGCCAGAACCGTGCCGACAACCGCGAACCCGCTTCGGGCACAGCGGCCGGGAGCAAGTTCCCGTGGTTCATCCTCGGCTTTATCGCGCTGGCCGCCCTGCGTTGGACGCTGCCGGGGTTCGCGCCCGCCGGAGACTGGATCGCGCTGGCCGGACGCCATTGCCTGAGCGCCTCACTCTTTCTCATCGGCGCGGGCCTGAGCCCGCTCGCCCTGCGCAAAGTCGGCTGGTCCCCCGCGCTGCTCGGCCTCGGCATCTGGATACCCACCGCCGCCATCGCCCTGCTCTTCGCTGTGCTCTGGAAATGACTCAGGCTGGAGCAGTTCTGATCCCACTTTAAAACGGCCTTGCCCTGTCGGGGATTTTAACAGGAAGGCCAGAAAGAACGCCAAGTCCGCTCGGAAACGCAGCCTTTCTCACTTCCCGCCCTTTCTGTTAAAAAAAGTAAAATCAGGCCCGGCGGGCGCGTTTTTTGCGGGCGGGAGCGAGACGTTTGACGTAAACCTTCGAGTGGCGGGAGTTGCCGATGTAGTCCTCGCGGCGGGCCTTGGGGAGGTCGTCCTGCGTGCCTTCGGCGAATCCGGCCGAATCGCGGAAGAAATTCCCCGCCTGCGTACTGAGCGCGACGACGCGGTCGGCCTTCATGCGGCGGGCTTCGAGGCAGGCAAACTCGACCAGCTTTTTGCCCACGCCCCGGCCCTGGTAAAAGGGCTGCACGAGGACGGCCCCAAGCTCGACCGTCTTGCCATCGAGCGGGACAAGGCTGAAGCAGCCCACGATGCTCTCGTCGATTTCGTACACATAAAAGTTGCCGATGGCCTCTTCGATGGCGTGGCGGGTGCGGGTGCGCAGGGTTTCGCTTTTGGCGGCATTGCGGGTGATGGCAAAGATGCTGGCGGCGTCTTTTTTGCGGGCGGCACGGATCTGCTGGTAATCGTTGGCGTGGATCATGGTGCCGAGGCCGACCTTGTCGAAAATCTCGGTCAAAAGTCCGCCGAAGATGCGCCCGTCGAGGATGTGGGCGCGCGGGGTGCCCGCCTCAAGCGTCCGGGCTGCGTAGGCGGCCTTGGAAAGCAGGCGCTCGTCGAGGCTCTTTTTGTGCTTGGTGATGAGCGACTGAAGCTCGTCCAGCGGGATGTTCATGACCGGCTCCCCGTCCACCACGAGACCTGGGAAAGGCGTCAGGTAAATAAGCTTGGAGGCTTTCAGGCGGATGGCCAGTTCGCTGGCGAGTTGGTCGGAGTTGAGCCGGTAGGGCTGCCCGTCGCGGTCACAGGCCAGCGGAGAAAAAACCGGTACGACCCCTTCGGAAAGCATGAGCCGGATGAGCTTTTCATCGAGTTTCTCAATCTTGCCGGTATAGCCGAGATCCTTGCCCCGGATGACGCCCGTCTCGGTGGCGCGCACGGCGTTGGTGACGACGTAGCGCAGGCCGTTCTGGGTCAACGCGCGGGTGAGCACCTCCAGCACCTCGGAGCTGGCCGCCGTCGCCATCTCCAGCGTCGGGCCGTCGGTGGCTCCGCTGCCGTGGGCGTCGCTGATCGGGATGCCGCACTCCTCAGACAGACGCTTGATCTGCCGCCCGATCCCGTGCACCAGCACGATGTCGATGTTCAGGCTGCGCAGCACGGCGATGTCCGTAATGACGTTGGAGAAGTTCTCGTCGTCGATGATCGAGCCGTCCAGCGCGATCACAAACACGTGGTCGCGGAACTGCGGCACGTATTCGAGGATGCCGCGCAAGTCGGTCGGCTTGAGGGTGGTCTTCGTGTCCGAAGGCATGGTTAACATCATCAATATGGCCTACTTCCTCTGGGGTAAATTCAAAAAATCCTGATTGGCTTGCGGTGCGGGCGGGCACGCTTTTTATTGGTCGCTTCATGCCGACGAAAGCCCCGTTCGTGAGCGACCCGGTGGTCGATGACTTTCTGCTCTACCTGCAGACTGAGCGCGGCTTGTCGGCCAACACGGTGGAGGCCTACGGCAACGACCTCGCGCACGCCTGGGATTACCTCAAAGCACAGGGCGTGGGGGACTGGTCGGGGGTGGACCGGGAACACCTGGAGGGGTGGTTGAGCGAACTCTCGAAGCTCGACTACGAGCCGGCCACCGTCGCCCGCAAGCTCTCGGCACTGCGCATGTTCGCCAAATTCCTCGTACGCGAACGCGTCTGCGCGAAGGACTTCTGCGAACTGCTGGACACGCCCAAGCTGCACCGCAAGCTCCCCGGCACGCTCAGTGCCAACGAGGTCGAGCGCCTGCTCGACGCCCCCGACGAAGAGAGCCCGCAGGGCATCCGCGACCGCGCCATGCTGGAGCTGATGTACTCCAGCGGGCTTCGCGTTTCCGAACTATGCGAGTTACCCTTGCAGGCGGTGGACCTCGACCACGGCTTTGTGCGCATCTTCGGCAAGGGTTCAAAGGAGCGCATCGTGCCCGTCGGCTCCAAAGCCATTGAGGCCCTCGAACGCTACCTCTCCGTGGCCCGGCCGAAGCTGGTCAAACCCCGCACCGGGAGCGACCTTTTTCTTAGCCAGTGGGGGCGCGCCCTCTCGCGGAAAACCTTCTGGGTCAACCTGCGCCAACACGCCGCCACCGCCGGGATCACCAAGCCCGTCAAACCCCACCTGCTGCGCCACTCCTTCGCCACCCACCTGCTCGAAAACGGGGCCGACCTGCGCGCCATCCAGGAAATGCTCGGCCACGCCGACATCTCCACCACCCAGATTTACACCGCCGTCAAAACCGAATCCCTCGCCACCCAGCACGCCCAGTTCCACCCCCGCCGCAAGCAGGTGCGCGAGTGAGCCGGGCCGGGAGGGAGAGCTGGTAGAAGAAGGGAAGCGTGGGGCTCCGCGCCCCCACACCCCGCGGCAGGTCCGGCTGGACCAGCTTTTTAGCTGCACCCCCGGTCCGGCGTCCGGGCTTCGCCCAAACGCCGGACCGACATTGAAGCCATCACTGACACGGGCCCGCCAATGGTGGTTTGGGGCTTGTAGGTTGCCGTTCTCACGAAGGAACGAAGTCCCGTCTCAAAAGTTTTTTAGAGAGAGCGCGAGAGGGTGTTTTTTTCAAAAAACACCCTCTCACATAATCCTCAAAGCTACTTAGGGTCGGTATAAAATCACTCCACCCGGCTCAGGTACTCGGGCAGTTTGCCGCCGAAGGCTCCATTGGAGAAGACCACGACGCAGCGCGGGCGGGATGTGTCCTGGAGGGTGGCGGTGGTAAGGGAATCCAGCAGGTCGTCGAAGGAGGTGCAGGCGCGGGTTTGCGTGCCCTGTGCGCTGAGGTCGCGGGCCATGCGGTCGGTGTCGAGCCGGTTGTCCTCGGCGTAGCGGTCGGGACGGTGCACGGGCGCGAGGAAGCACTCGTCGGCCCCGG
Protein-coding regions in this window:
- a CDS encoding sialidase family protein, whose amino-acid sequence is MVTPFPLWRDVCRFTRRLLPTFSLSWILNTRLLVLAVGLAGAGLPVALCGQDFERVPGTVIGYIEAPRRVFNEPMFPVYVCDPCIVVLPNGDYVATHACFDWGSSAKTSGTTWVYRSSDKGETWTLLTRLEGILRASLFVHDGDLYLLGPEAEGKAANIRKSTDNGETWTEPIDEFTGKLGLGRVGTPGTPVVHGGRIWIGAGRGFISAPVDADLMRADSWTGSNMADGNKGQPFGDRWLNKWGEGQVVAAPRTQVYVLPMIRNLQNTALIRAQNPKRVDFDASAPDAFPSLPGADKKFGVGYDEVSDKFYALTNPVLKIHEGVTTAALTRTGAAVVSSHDLIHWDVEKLFLYTPNIDSAEFGEGFQYFNFDFDGDDMVVASRTAFDVGDGERKPPRGHDSNLMTFHRIANFRQLKPEFVLVLDPATGRVNRYEKTQYMDAPLGAYALGEDFAEEPLGKVVAMGAADDGSVYLCEDGGRTLRFDRMGNFLAVVDSAPVKLGTGPLEVEPPEPGQRAWTRAGSGDWAELDNWFYWGRPDTLEETVWLGSASGEQCSVKMDTLFAVGGINFRNPHAYVIEGAGALSIGGERGGELRVVEGAHRINVPVTLAADTVCAVAAGCDLTLAGPLDLAGHTLTVDGEGTLTVAGEIIPAGGRLVVRGSSLLSFASGATLKPGCELVFEPSNVTEWAAGETSRLWQAAGPLAGKFKEITLPRLPKGLSWDRSKLYPSGEIRVVHSGEARSEDADVAR
- a CDS encoding LysR family transcriptional regulator translates to MVNSLPKVDPEWLVTFLTIAECGGVLAASRAMHVSQPALSARLRRLEDAVGQALFDRSAQGMTLTEAGRRLLPVARKLPKVLREAVEAVDPAAGMRLAGPLRLSASTTLADFVLPQLLAEYARTRGVPGLELRVGNTDEVLGAVRSGRVALGAVEGLRRAAGLHLEPFANDEIIPVYSPDRLPRDLQKKLQKVTRVRDLAGLPLLWREPGSGTRRVVEDAFRRRGVPVSELRTDFVLGGTLALRGAALAGLGVAFLPRRTIGQELALGRLAVLEKPGLRVRRTFSWVMVSGTLPAELEAFRHWANARVRSDDAL
- a CDS encoding YeiH family protein, with the translated sequence MPEDTDAPGHMPRTAWLLPVGTLACAGFGAPAALALALGIGAAFAGANTAPERWHHRAHWLLQLSVIALGAGIELPAVARAGLDGLGVTLVSISAILVIGNLVGRALGVPRHTRLLISAGTAICGGSAIAAVAGVLKPRQHETAAALGIVFILNAVALVLFPFIGRLLHMSEPAFGWWAALAIHDTSSVVGAGLAYGPQALTLATTIKLARALWIVPVAFFIAHLENRQNRADNREPASGTAAGSKFPWFILGFIALAALRWTLPGFAPAGDWIALAGRHCLSASLFLIGAGLSPLALRKVGWSPALLGLGIWIPTAAIALLFAVLWK
- the argA gene encoding amino-acid N-acetyltransferase: MPSDTKTTLKPTDLRGILEYVPQFRDHVFVIALDGSIIDDENFSNVITDIAVLRSLNIDIVLVHGIGRQIKRLSEECGIPISDAHGSGATDGPTLEMATAASSEVLEVLTRALTQNGLRYVVTNAVRATETGVIRGKDLGYTGKIEKLDEKLIRLMLSEGVVPVFSPLACDRDGQPYRLNSDQLASELAIRLKASKLIYLTPFPGLVVDGEPVMNIPLDELQSLITKHKKSLDERLLSKAAYAARTLEAGTPRAHILDGRIFGGLLTEIFDKVGLGTMIHANDYQQIRAARKKDAASIFAITRNAAKSETLRTRTRHAIEEAIGNFYVYEIDESIVGCFSLVPLDGKTVELGAVLVQPFYQGRGVGKKLVEFACLEARRMKADRVVALSTQAGNFFRDSAGFAEGTQDDLPKARREDYIGNSRHSKVYVKRLAPARKKRARRA
- the xerD gene encoding site-specific tyrosine recombinase XerD translates to MPTKAPFVSDPVVDDFLLYLQTERGLSANTVEAYGNDLAHAWDYLKAQGVGDWSGVDREHLEGWLSELSKLDYEPATVARKLSALRMFAKFLVRERVCAKDFCELLDTPKLHRKLPGTLSANEVERLLDAPDEESPQGIRDRAMLELMYSSGLRVSELCELPLQAVDLDHGFVRIFGKGSKERIVPVGSKAIEALERYLSVARPKLVKPRTGSDLFLSQWGRALSRKTFWVNLRQHAATAGITKPVKPHLLRHSFATHLLENGADLRAIQEMLGHADISTTQIYTAVKTESLATQHAQFHPRRKQVRE